In Lewinellaceae bacterium, a single window of DNA contains:
- a CDS encoding J domain-containing protein — MEYIDYYKVLGVSRDVDAEGVKKAYRKMARKYHPDLNPEDKEAERKFKQANEAYQVLSDPEKRKKYDTYGKDWEHAEAFEQARRQQGGSRGRTYTHTQGFEGAEDFSDFFRSMFGDEAGFGGFQQGRRRTMAFRGEDYKAELHLKLRDVYQDQKQVLTIHNDKIRLAIPAGVEDGQTIRIKGQGGPGRNGGEKGDLYLTFRIAEDPDFQRIGSDLYTTVEMSLYTALLGGKLEVPTLDGKAVITVPPESENGKKIRLKGKGMPVYKKKGQYGNLYATLQVQLPKKLSEKEIQLFRQLAELREKK, encoded by the coding sequence ATGGAATACATTGATTATTACAAAGTACTGGGTGTTAGCCGGGATGTCGATGCCGAAGGTGTCAAGAAAGCCTACCGCAAGATGGCCCGCAAATATCATCCCGACCTCAACCCGGAAGACAAGGAGGCGGAAAGGAAATTCAAGCAGGCCAACGAGGCGTACCAGGTATTGAGCGACCCGGAAAAACGCAAGAAGTACGACACCTACGGCAAAGACTGGGAGCACGCTGAGGCGTTCGAACAGGCCCGCCGGCAACAGGGCGGTAGCCGGGGCCGGACCTACACGCACACACAGGGCTTCGAAGGCGCCGAAGACTTTTCCGATTTCTTCCGTTCCATGTTTGGCGACGAGGCGGGCTTCGGCGGTTTCCAACAGGGCCGCCGGCGGACCATGGCCTTCCGGGGAGAAGACTACAAAGCCGAACTGCACCTCAAACTGCGGGATGTTTACCAGGACCAGAAGCAGGTGCTCACCATTCACAATGACAAAATCCGCCTTGCCATACCCGCCGGCGTTGAAGACGGGCAGACCATCCGCATCAAAGGGCAGGGCGGCCCCGGGCGCAACGGCGGCGAAAAAGGCGACCTCTACCTCACCTTCCGCATCGCCGAAGATCCCGATTTCCAACGCATCGGCAGCGACCTGTACACTACGGTGGAAATGAGCCTGTACACCGCCCTGCTCGGCGGAAAACTGGAAGTGCCTACCCTGGATGGGAAAGCGGTCATTACGGTCCCTCCGGAGTCGGAAAACGGGAAAAAAATCCGCCTGAAAGGCAAGGGCATGCCGGTTTACAAAAAGAAGGGCCAATACGGCAACCTCTACGCCACGCTGCAGGTGCAGCTCCCCAAAAAACTGAGTGAGAAGGAAATACAGTTGTTCCGGCAACTGGCGGAACTGAGAGAAAAGAAATAA
- a CDS encoding T9SS type A sorting domain-containing protein: MKTTCLKALILLSLCAAPCLIYGATLTITAINGNMYDPNGMKAFTFSITGVVDPDCIGDYNLSATTSFASTSFSETKMGVITVDASGSGQTTLQFTMPPPGSGTLNINAIAGISNPDCPGDPLTASLSLDPNCVSYIISTPECTSFSEDFTGLNGTGLTGPNPTTPSVPASVTVGQGTAFLGSATLSDMNEWFRVDGDSMSARNTDGEVRWESENIDIACCEYVTFTVHVTGKNGETGDYVRVFYSLDGGSEQSFSGSENEGTFDQTVTSPMWNTCGGTKATMLKIIIRVNNNESDERHGFDDVQLSAASAAPGFPSYICIGAPSTSLTLATDNTCDNDQAQFSLDGGSTYKVSGAFTVSSPGCYSFSVRDAEFPNCVLTGVLAIPSDAEAMCIPAPIELIQFNGRQKENAIHLHWRTVTEQNNDHMAVERSADGAKFTELSRIKGAGTTEEPQEYSFVDEHPLRGLNYYRLRQVDFDGAFEYHKTISVPFDGKRQGLGIHAFPNPVQDQLQATWAAAPDQLTTLQVLDMMGRKLAAYQVAAGVSTFDLPLNGLPAGIYFLKARQGQKEEVTRFWKQ, translated from the coding sequence ATGAAAACTACATGTCTGAAAGCCCTGATCCTATTATCGCTTTGTGCCGCTCCCTGCCTGATCTATGGAGCAACCTTAACTATCACTGCCATCAATGGGAATATGTATGACCCAAATGGTATGAAAGCATTCACTTTCAGTATTACCGGCGTGGTCGACCCCGATTGTATAGGCGATTATAATTTATCTGCAACTACATCATTCGCAAGTACATCATTCAGCGAAACCAAGATGGGGGTAATTACTGTCGATGCCTCAGGGAGCGGCCAAACTACTTTGCAGTTTACCATGCCACCTCCAGGTAGCGGAACCTTGAATATCAATGCAATAGCCGGCATCAGCAATCCCGATTGTCCAGGTGACCCCTTGACCGCCAGCCTCTCCCTTGACCCCAATTGTGTCTCCTATATTATTTCTACCCCAGAATGCACCTCTTTTTCGGAGGATTTCACCGGCCTGAATGGAACCGGGTTAACCGGGCCGAATCCAACAACGCCTTCAGTACCTGCCTCAGTGACGGTAGGCCAGGGAACGGCATTCTTAGGTTCGGCAACCTTAAGCGATATGAATGAATGGTTTAGAGTCGATGGCGATAGTATGTCAGCGAGGAATACCGATGGGGAAGTTCGGTGGGAATCTGAAAATATTGATATTGCCTGCTGTGAGTATGTAACATTCACAGTGCATGTCACTGGAAAAAACGGAGAAACAGGGGATTATGTAAGAGTGTTTTATTCCCTGGATGGAGGCAGTGAGCAAAGTTTCTCTGGATCTGAAAATGAGGGGACATTCGACCAAACTGTTACCTCGCCGATGTGGAATACCTGTGGCGGAACTAAAGCCACTATGCTTAAAATCATAATAAGAGTGAATAACAATGAATCTGATGAACGTCACGGATTCGATGACGTTCAGCTTTCCGCCGCCAGTGCTGCTCCGGGTTTTCCCTCTTACATCTGTATCGGTGCCCCGTCAACTTCCCTAACCCTTGCAACAGATAACACGTGTGATAACGATCAAGCGCAATTTTCCCTGGATGGTGGTAGTACCTATAAGGTCAGCGGTGCTTTTACGGTTTCTTCTCCCGGTTGCTATAGCTTTTCAGTTCGCGATGCCGAATTTCCCAATTGTGTTTTAACCGGCGTTCTTGCCATTCCAAGCGATGCAGAAGCTATGTGTATTCCGGCACCGATAGAACTGATCCAGTTTAACGGCCGTCAAAAGGAAAATGCCATTCACCTCCACTGGCGCACCGTCACCGAACAAAACAACGACCACATGGCCGTCGAACGTTCCGCCGACGGCGCCAAATTCACTGAACTCAGCCGCATAAAAGGCGCCGGCACCACCGAAGAGCCCCAGGAGTACAGCTTCGTAGACGAGCACCCCCTCCGCGGCCTCAACTACTACCGCCTCCGCCAGGTGGATTTCGACGGCGCATTCGAGTACCACAAAACCATCAGCGTGCCGTTTGACGGCAAGCGCCAGGGGCTGGGGATTCATGCCTTTCCCAACCCGGTACAGGATCAACTACAGGCCACCTGGGCTGCTGCTCCCGATCAGCTTACCACGCTGCAGGTACTGGATATGATGGGGCGGAAGCTGGCAGCGTACCAGGTAGCAGCTGGCGTGAGCACCTTCGATCTGCCACTCAACGGGCTGCCGGCCGGCATATACTTCCTGAAAGCCCGACAGGGGCAGAAAGAGGAGGTGACGAGGTTTTGGAAGCAGTAA
- a CDS encoding universal stress protein — MQSFRRIIVALDLSEADRHILQFLAANAALMGIEKAYFVHLMPDFTLPKQVDVEFQKLFAPEYPVDEKVRDKLGFDIQEAFGEEAELEYSIEVIEGKPYEKLLHWIKVKEADLLVVGKKEVSQGSGITARRVARNAKCNILFVPVNGYSEIENIVVPLDFSNHSLHAIQAAQAFKARKPEADIHGLYVVDLPPEDYYTRSRPGKGYRGVLMESAKIAYDSFVKDNGLSREEIEMNFLENKQHDIAGHIEDFALEKPHSMIIMGARGHSPFETFLFGSITEKMAERVNVLPLLVVR, encoded by the coding sequence ATGCAATCATTTCGCCGAATTATCGTAGCGCTGGACCTGTCTGAAGCCGACCGCCATATCCTTCAATTCCTGGCGGCCAACGCAGCCCTGATGGGCATTGAAAAAGCCTACTTCGTGCACCTCATGCCCGACTTCACCCTCCCCAAGCAGGTAGACGTCGAATTCCAGAAGCTCTTCGCTCCCGAATATCCGGTGGACGAAAAAGTCAGGGATAAACTGGGTTTCGACATCCAGGAGGCCTTCGGGGAAGAGGCAGAGCTGGAATACTCCATCGAAGTGATCGAAGGGAAGCCTTATGAAAAACTGCTGCACTGGATCAAGGTAAAAGAGGCCGACCTGCTGGTGGTGGGGAAGAAAGAGGTCAGCCAGGGAAGCGGCATAACCGCCAGGCGGGTGGCCCGAAACGCTAAGTGCAACATCTTGTTTGTGCCGGTAAATGGCTACAGTGAAATTGAGAACATCGTCGTGCCTCTCGATTTTTCCAACCATTCTCTTCACGCTATACAGGCCGCCCAGGCTTTCAAAGCCCGCAAACCAGAAGCAGACATCCATGGCTTGTACGTCGTAGACCTGCCTCCCGAAGACTATTACACCCGCTCCCGCCCGGGAAAGGGCTACCGGGGCGTATTGATGGAATCCGCCAAGATCGCCTACGACAGCTTCGTTAAAGACAACGGCCTCTCCAGGGAGGAGATCGAAATGAACTTCCTAGAAAACAAACAGCACGATATCGCCGGCCATATAGAAGACTTCGCCCTGGAAAAGCCCCACAGCATGATCATCATGGGCGCCAGGGGGCATTCTCCGTTCGAAACTTTCCTCTTCGGCAGCATCACTGAGAAGATGGCGGAGCGGGTTAATGTATTGCCGTTGCTGGTGGTGCGGTAG
- a CDS encoding Hsp20/alpha crystallin family protein: MWRAKIKNHAFDRMGEEYARLIDPDHFLGRSAFDIPYKKVPPVNILQEGKLFEMEVMVPGFGKDELEVMVKDDILTIRGEKSQAKQEKKDKYILEEFDFDTFERKFKLANAVGHEKITAKYENGILRLTFVDVPKAEEKAYKKVVVE; the protein is encoded by the coding sequence ATGTGGCGCGCAAAGATCAAAAACCATGCTTTTGACCGCATGGGCGAAGAATATGCCAGGTTGATAGACCCCGACCACTTTCTGGGGCGCAGCGCCTTTGATATTCCTTACAAGAAAGTGCCGCCGGTGAATATTCTCCAGGAAGGCAAGCTATTTGAAATGGAAGTCATGGTGCCTGGGTTCGGGAAAGACGAGCTGGAAGTTATGGTTAAGGATGACATCCTGACGATCCGCGGGGAGAAATCTCAGGCCAAACAGGAAAAAAAGGACAAGTACATCCTGGAAGAATTCGACTTTGACACCTTTGAACGCAAGTTCAAACTGGCCAATGCAGTCGGGCATGAAAAGATCACCGCGAAGTACGAAAACGGCATCCTGCGGTTGACCTTTGTAGATGTGCCGAAGGCAGAAGAAAAAGCGTATAAGAAAGTGGTGGTCGAATGA
- the hemN gene encoding oxygen-independent coproporphyrinogen III oxidase, producing MHTELLEKYNIPAPRYTSYPTVPYWNEACPPESEWKERVLNAFQRGREISLYIHLPYCESLCTYCGCNKRITKNHSVESPYIDSVLKEWELYLDLLPQKPILRELHLGGGTPTFFSPDNLRKLIEGILSKVELPEEYEFGFEAHPASTSMEHLKMLRRLGFRRISIGVQDFAPEILEIINRKQDFEEVHRVTRQARRLGYASINYDLIFGLPLQTKQHIRETIRKVKMLLPERIAFYSYAHVPWIKPAQRAYSEADLPIGKAKRELYELGRKLLSEAGYTEIGMDHFALPSDSLYKAMETGSLHRNFMGYTPYFTELAIALGASSISDCWDAFVQNEKSIEAYQALVEQGKFPFVKGHLLTREDEVLRGHILNIMCRNETIWYLPGFQCDALDEGLERLEPLEADGLVRRYPFQLKVTPKGRPFIRNICLALDARYWRKQPEGQLFSQVV from the coding sequence ATGCATACCGAATTGCTTGAAAAGTACAATATTCCGGCTCCCCGTTACACGAGCTATCCTACCGTACCGTATTGGAATGAAGCGTGCCCGCCGGAAAGCGAATGGAAGGAGCGGGTACTCAATGCCTTTCAACGAGGCCGGGAAATCAGCCTCTACATCCACCTGCCGTACTGCGAAAGCCTCTGTACCTACTGCGGCTGCAATAAACGAATCACCAAAAACCATTCGGTGGAATCGCCCTACATCGATAGCGTGCTCAAGGAATGGGAGCTCTACCTCGACCTGCTGCCGCAGAAGCCGATCCTTCGGGAACTGCACCTGGGCGGCGGCACGCCGACCTTTTTCTCTCCCGATAACCTCCGGAAACTGATCGAAGGGATACTGAGTAAAGTAGAGCTGCCGGAAGAATACGAGTTTGGCTTCGAAGCCCACCCGGCGTCCACCAGTATGGAGCATTTGAAAATGCTGCGGAGGCTGGGCTTCCGGCGCATCAGCATCGGCGTCCAGGATTTCGCTCCTGAGATTCTGGAGATCATCAACCGCAAGCAGGATTTCGAGGAAGTGCACCGGGTGACCCGGCAGGCCCGCCGCCTGGGATATGCCTCCATCAACTACGACCTGATCTTCGGGCTGCCGCTGCAGACCAAACAGCACATCCGGGAGACCATCCGGAAGGTGAAAATGCTGCTGCCCGAACGCATCGCCTTTTACAGCTATGCGCACGTGCCCTGGATCAAACCGGCCCAGCGCGCCTATTCGGAGGCTGACCTTCCGATCGGGAAAGCCAAAAGGGAGCTGTACGAACTGGGCCGCAAGCTGCTGTCGGAAGCCGGTTACACCGAAATAGGCATGGACCACTTCGCCCTGCCATCGGATAGCCTGTACAAAGCTATGGAAACCGGTTCGCTCCACCGCAACTTCATGGGCTATACGCCCTACTTCACCGAACTGGCTATTGCCCTCGGAGCTTCTTCCATCAGCGATTGCTGGGACGCTTTTGTGCAAAACGAAAAGAGCATAGAAGCCTATCAGGCCCTGGTCGAACAAGGCAAATTCCCCTTTGTCAAGGGGCACCTGCTCACCCGGGAAGACGAAGTGCTGCGCGGCCACATCCTCAATATCATGTGCCGCAACGAGACCATCTGGTACCTGCCCGGCTTCCAGTGCGATGCGCTCGATGAAGGGCTGGAACGGCTGGAGCCGCTGGAGGCCGACGGGCTGGTCCGCCGGTACCCTTTCCAGCTTAAAGTTACCCCCAAAGGGCGGCCTTTTATCAGAAACATCTGCCTGGCGCTCGACGCCCGCTACTGGCGAAAACAGCCGGAAGGGCAGTTGTTCAGCCAGGTGGTATAA
- a CDS encoding ImmA/IrrE family metallo-endopeptidase: MTKALITGGILTWARERAGIAVDSLSASVGVKPEVIVDWESGKKYPTFNQAQTLAKKLLIPFGYLFLSEPPTEVPQITDLRTVRNEERNKFSLEFQDVLNDALRKQNWYREQILLEGAQPLSFIGRFSINDRVEDVARNIQDTLGIDQGFRNSCISWEDFLTKFIERAESRGVLVLRNGVVRNNNRRKLSVQEFRGFVLSDQIAPLIFINNNDAQAAKIFTLAHELAHLWIGESGVSNIDPGRKADTPISSIEKFCNQVAAEVLVPAKDFLASWDDQVSHQENVNNLCRVFRVSALVVLIRAKSLNKISSRLFYEEYSKKLSGQKRKAQPSGGDFRNTLPVRNSKTLTRAIISSALEGTTLYRDAARLLGVKVSTLNSLASHLEIR; this comes from the coding sequence ATGACAAAAGCACTGATAACCGGAGGAATACTAACCTGGGCTCGTGAAAGGGCAGGAATTGCTGTTGACAGCCTATCTGCCTCTGTTGGTGTTAAGCCGGAAGTAATTGTAGATTGGGAGAGCGGAAAAAAATACCCTACTTTTAATCAAGCCCAAACACTCGCCAAAAAATTGCTCATTCCTTTTGGATATTTGTTCTTGTCTGAACCACCCACCGAAGTCCCACAGATCACTGATTTGAGGACTGTGCGTAATGAAGAAAGGAATAAGTTCAGCCTTGAATTTCAGGATGTGCTAAACGATGCTCTGAGAAAACAAAATTGGTACAGGGAGCAAATCCTCCTGGAGGGAGCACAACCCCTCAGCTTTATCGGCCGATTTTCCATCAATGACCGTGTTGAAGATGTTGCCCGAAATATCCAGGACACACTTGGAATCGATCAGGGTTTTCGCAATTCCTGCATTTCCTGGGAGGATTTTCTGACAAAGTTCATTGAGCGGGCGGAATCCAGAGGAGTCTTGGTTCTCCGAAACGGGGTTGTAAGAAATAATAACCGCCGTAAATTATCCGTCCAGGAGTTCAGAGGCTTTGTGTTAAGTGATCAGATTGCTCCGTTGATATTTATTAACAATAATGACGCTCAAGCCGCCAAAATTTTCACTCTCGCTCACGAACTCGCCCATCTTTGGATAGGCGAATCGGGTGTATCGAATATTGATCCCGGTAGGAAGGCTGATACTCCAATCTCTTCGATTGAAAAGTTCTGCAATCAGGTAGCGGCTGAAGTACTTGTGCCCGCAAAGGACTTTCTTGCATCCTGGGATGATCAGGTTAGCCATCAGGAAAATGTAAACAACCTTTGCCGGGTTTTTCGCGTGAGTGCGCTCGTCGTCCTGATCCGGGCCAAATCATTGAATAAAATTTCCAGCCGATTATTCTATGAAGAATATTCAAAGAAACTTAGTGGACAAAAGAGAAAAGCACAACCCAGCGGAGGCGATTTTCGAAACACCCTCCCAGTGAGGAATAGCAAAACCCTAACCCGGGCAATCATTAGCTCTGCTTTGGAAGGGACCACTTTATACCGCGATGCTGCGCGGTTGCTTGGGGTGAAGGTTAGCACCTTGAATTCCTTGGCTTCCCATCTTGAAATAAGATAA
- a CDS encoding DUF4411 family protein — MPQYCLDTNVFIQWEANDFLSGADPWVIAQAKVEGAKVITMEKLVGSESKKVKIPNICIEFDVEWLSTYQLLRALGARFTL; from the coding sequence ATGCCACAATATTGCCTTGATACCAATGTTTTTATCCAGTGGGAAGCGAACGATTTTTTGTCAGGCGCTGATCCGTGGGTAATAGCGCAGGCAAAAGTTGAAGGTGCCAAAGTGATCACAATGGAAAAACTTGTGGGCTCTGAATCCAAAAAGGTTAAAATACCCAATATTTGTATTGAGTTTGACGTGGAGTGGCTCAGCACATATCAACTGCTTAGAGCGTTGGGGGCGAGGTTTACGTTGTAA